From the genome of Fusarium oxysporum f. sp. lycopersici 4287 chromosome 3, whole genome shotgun sequence, one region includes:
- a CDS encoding hypothetical protein (At least one base has a quality score < 10): MAADDSYTAADERARAARRGAFRRKRTNSRRTRHGVMLRSSGSGGRAWCRTPRAAADGSLYSWPDGELVTPDKLAAWLKEDILLRRVAPPQKKPRARGKGKGKGKGKAVQLRRQLEQEQLEAAALAEAESLAEALEVPLAEAAELLADDREGYVPPTALAPAAADLAEGSLLTRGTIDAYIAAVIELWRLQVAHGNANTENPQGAAVRGFLEQRGRQRGKHDRASFKDRGTDGIQAGYSPDEWLRVQDLLLSGAAYMPQNLRTRVDLLFGHYYLLRGENRRKMELADLSLLDYPSSEGPTPCGCLVTLLRDGAQDAETHGTSLAQISQAGRWNQSVLCQAYLTHLPRQFMRIVAGFSASPGDYFLARAAHEPPYVLQKQLWPWIEEWEPRFEARARRQCWAEGGLDDDDLAADGFLKLMRRLRIVLLQDLAVLQPRYPSLPFFAYAPFNGPEWDEFAVAVRSDAVGATEPLSLLVQRALPELSGVLESTREAVLQNSQRLAIRLEARLEGIQGGLDALLQGKVPVTFTGHFGAGPAVSLAPAPASTAPTLNFNTAPAPAPEPPVPGMPVVAALAKVFTVRDVWKEWEEGIAGQPAVRVLEETWGSRWRPGNGIRVQFCRRKVIWDELLARTASGKSEEEAVAELELELLRAGQGCRQINQIRLGRKSELN; the protein is encoded by the exons ATGGCCGCAGACGACTCGTACACGGCCGCAGACGAGCGTGCCCGTGCCGCCCGGAGGGGGGCCTTCAGGCGAAAAAGGACGAACAGCCGGCGAACACGGCACGGAGTTATGCTGCGAAGTAGCGGGAGTGGAGGGCGC GCCTGGTGCCGTACGCCTCGGGCTGCGGCAGACGGCTCACTTTATAGCTGGCCCGACGGCGAGCTCGTAACCCCAGACAAGCTAGCAGCGTGGCtcaaagaggatatcctcttaCGACGCGTTGCCCCGCCGCAAAAGAAACCACGGGCACGGGgtaagggcaagggcaagggcaaaggaaaggctgTACAGTTACGGCGGCAGCTCGAAcaggagcagctcgaggcCGCGGCCCTGGCAGAGGCCGAAAGCCTAGCCGAAGCCCTAGAAGTCCCCCTGGCCGAGGCCGCCGAGCTGCTTGCGGACGACCGCGAGGGCTACGTGCCACCCACGGCCCTTGCGCCGGCTGCAGCAGACCTTGCCGAAGGATCTCTGCTTACGAGGGGCACTATCGACGCCTATATCGCGGCCGTTATCGAGCTCTGGCGGCTCCAGGTAGCCCACGGCAACGCAAACACGGAAAACCCCCAGGGCGCCGCCGTACGAGGCTTCCTTGAGCAACGCGGCCGGCAGCGGGGGAAGCACGACCGCGCCTCCTTTAAAGACCGCGGGACTGACGGGATCCAGGCCGGCTATTCACCCGACGAATGGCTCCGGGTCCAggatctccttctcagcgggGCCGCATACATGCCGCAAAACCTCCGTACGCGAGTTGACCTCCTATTCGGCCACTACTACCTCTTACGGGGCGAAAACCGCCGTAAGATGGAGCTTGCAGACCTGTCTCTACTCGACTATCCGTCTTCAGAAGGCCCGACCCCCTGTGGCTGCCTCGTTACCCTTTTGCGAGACG GCGCCCAGGACGCGGAGACCCACGGCACGTCGCTCGCCCAGATCTCGCAGGCCGGCCGCTGGAACCAGAGCGTGCTCTGCCAGGCCTATCTTACGCATCTACCGCGCCAGTTCATGCGTATTGTCGCCGGCTTCTCGGCATCACCCGGGGACTACTTCCTCGCGCGTGCGGCCCACGAGCCCCCGTATGTCTTACAAAAGCAGCTCTGGCCGTGGATCGAGGAGTGGGAGCCTCGCTTTGAGGCTCGCGCGCGCCGGCAATGCTGGGCAGAAGGTGgcctcgacgacgacgacctAGCCGCCGACGGCTTCCTTAAGCTTATGCGGCGCCTGCGCATAGTACTGTTACAGGACCTGGCTGTATTGCAGCCTCGCTATCCGTCGCTACCCTTCTTCGCCTACGCCCCTTTTAACGGGCCCGAATGGGATGAGTTCGCCGTCGCCGTTCGCTCTGACGCGGTAGGGGCTACGGAGCCGTTAAGCCTGCTCGTACAACGCGCGCTGCCAGAGCTTAGCGGTGTGTTAGAGAGCACACGCGAGGCCGTCTTACAGAATAGCCAGCGGCTGGCCATCCGGCTAGAGGCTCGGCTAGAAGGGATTCAGGGCGGCCTCGATGCCCTCCTCCAAGGCAAGGTCCCTGTCACCTTTACCGGCCACTTTGGAGCCGGGCCAGCAGTGTCGCTggcgccggcgccggcgTCGACAGCCCCTACCTTGAACTTCAATacggctccggctccggctccagagcctccagTACCAGGTATGCCCGTCGTTGCAGCCTTGGCCAAGGTCTTTACAGTGCGGGATGTCTGGAAGGAATGGGAGGAAGGGATTGCAGGTCAGCCGGCCGTACGGGTGCTAGAAGAGACGTGGGGAAGCCGCTGGCGCCCGGGGAACGGGATCAGGGTGCAGTTCTGTCGCCGGAAGGTGATCTGGGACGAGCTCTTGGCCCGCACGGCGTCTGGcaagagcgaggaggaggcagtTGCAGAGCTAGAGCTAGAGCTCTTACGCGCCGGCCAGGGCTGCcgtcagatcaatcaaatcagatTAGGACGTAAATCTGAACTGAACTGA